The Henckelia pumila isolate YLH828 chromosome 2, ASM3356847v2, whole genome shotgun sequence genome includes a window with the following:
- the LOC140879159 gene encoding uncharacterized protein translates to MDERPVHNNRNPRYRNRNHNNEGNPPPPPPGLGLNQADLMAIATIVATTIQGLGNPPANGNPPPQALQQVQGVKYHYESLRKNRAQTFKGDPDPEVGQNWLKNIETQLRLLEIPDEFKVDVVTPFLEEKAAKWWEAVSPPMIAAGPITWRQFKDVFLKQYYPAEVRLQKLSEFKNCTQTQDMSVVEYTSKFNSLGMYAPTIMADDVLKMHHFKRGLSSRIQTALAVYHATSFPDLMGAAIRAETDIKRREDENTNKRPLVGQSSTGKQSFKKPYQFTGTNKSAPSKPINQEIKPCSTCGFKHFRECRRASGAYFGCGKTWHRIADCPENKGKETEAKGSSALNKPKENKPNARVFAITQDEVENANDVVAGTILINKTSAYVLFDCGATHSFISKRFAKKLGLTPEILVEPFRVATPTSKTIETHRVHRDCVINISEHVF, encoded by the coding sequence ATGGACGAGAGGCCGGTACACAACAATCGTAACCCACGCTATCGAAACCGCAACCACAACAATGAAGGGAATCCACCGCCACCACCACCAGGGTTAGGCTTGAATCAAGCAGATTTGATGGCCATAGCAACCATTGTGGCTACCACCATTCAAGGGTTGGGAAACCCGCCTGCCAATGGAAATCCACCACCACAGGCATTACAACAGGTGCAAGGGGTGAAGTATCATTACGAGTCACTGAGAAAGAATCGAGCCCAAACCTTTAAAGGAGATCCAGATCCTGAGGTTGGCCAAAATTGGCTCAAGAATATTGAGACTCAACTTCGCCTACTCGAGATTCCTGACGAGTTTAAAGTAGATGTCGTGACACCATTTTTAGAAGAAAAAGCAGCCAAGTGGTGGGAGGCAGTTTCACCACCTATGATTGCAGCCGGTCCAATCACGTGGCGACAATTTAAGGATGTGTTCCTGAAGCAGTATTATCCTGCGGAAGTCAGATTGCAAAAATTAAGTGAGTTCAAAAATTGCACTCAAACTCAGGATATGTCAGTGGTTGAATacacttcaaaattcaattcaCTCGGAATGTATGCTCCTACTATCATGGCTGATGATGTCTTGAAGATGCACCATTTCAAAAGAGGTTTGAGCAGTCGTATTCAGACAGCTTTAGCAGTATACCATGCCACAAGTTTCCCTGATTTAATGGGAGCTGCAATTCGAGCTGAGACCGATATCAAGCGAAGGGAAGACGAGAACACGAACAAGAGACCTCTTGTGGGGCAATCTTCAACAGGAAAACAGTCATTCAAGAAACCATATCAATTTACTGGAACAAACAAGAGTGCTCCTTCAAAACCAATCAATCAAGAAATCAAACCATGTAGTACCTGTGGATTTAAACACTTCCGAGAATGCCGCAGAGCAAGTGGCGCCTATTTTGGATGTGGGAAGACTTGGCACCGCATTGCAGATTGTCCAGAAAACAAGGGCAAAGAAACTGAGGCAAAAGGCAGTTCTGCTCTGAATAAACCAAAGGAGAACAAGCCGAATGCCCGAGTTTTTGCCATAACCCAAGATGAGGTCGAGAATGCAAATGACGTTGTAGCAGGTACCATTCTAATCAACAAAACTTCTGCTTATGTGTTGTTTGATTGTGGTGCTACGCATTCATTTATATCTAAGAGGTTTGCTAAGAAGTTAGGACTTACTCCTGAGATACTTGTGGAACCTTTTAGAGTAGCAACTCCCACTAGCAAAACAATTGAAACACATAGGGTTCACAGAGATTGTGTAATTAACATCAGTGAACATGTATTTTAA
- the LOC140879452 gene encoding glutamine--tRNA ligase, cytoplasmic, producing the protein MVKKEEGGIGGGEALNLFLKIGLDEKTAINTTANNKVTANLTAVIHEAAVTDGCDRAVGNLLYTVATKFPTNALVHRPTLLKYIVSSKVKYPAQLDAAFSFFAATGSDNFEVADFESVCGVGVEISTEDIKVAVNEIFEEKKSVIVEQRYRTNVGELFGYVRKKQPWADPKIVKEIVEAKLYALLGERTAADDEKPVKKKKDRTVKAEEKTVHVETPPQKLSEEEVNPYAIFPSPEENFKVHTEIYFSDRPVLRTCNSKELLEKHLKATGGKVFTRFPPEPNGYLHIGHAKAMFVDFGLAKERDGCCYLRYDDTNPEAEKKEYIDHIEEIVGWMGWEPFKITYTSDYFQELYELAVELIRRGHAYVDHQTPDKIKEYREKKMNSPWRDRPVEESLKLFDEMKRGMIEEGKATLRMKQDMQSDNFNMYDLIAYRIKFTPHPHAGDKWCIYPSYDYAHCIVDSIENITHSLCTLEFETRRASYYWLLDALSLYQPYVWEYSRLNITNTVMSKRKLNRLVTDKWVDGWDDPRLMTLAGLRRRGVTATSINSFVRGIGITRSDCSTIQLDRLEYHVREELNKTVSRTMVVLNPLKVVITNMEASIIELDAKKWPDAPEDDLSSFYKIPFSRVVYIEHSDFRMTDSKDYYGLAPGKSVLLRYAFPIKCTEVILGDDNTTILEVHAEYDPAKKSKPKGVLHWVSESSPGVDPLMVEVRLFDKLFCSENPADFKDWLGDLNPQSKVVISDAFAVSSLKDAAIGDRFQFERLGYFAVDKDSSAENLVFNRIVTLRDSYGKVGK; encoded by the exons ATGGTGAAGAAAGAAGAGGGTGGGATTGGCGGCGGGGAGGCTTTGAATTTGTTCCTGAAGATTGGTTTGGATGAAAAGACGGCTATAAACACCACTGCGAACAACAAAGTcactgctaatctcaccgccgTAATACACGAG GCAGCTGTAACTGATGGTTGTGATCGTGCTGTTGGGAATCTGCTTTACACG GTTGCTACAAAATTCCCGACAAATGCTCTTGTTCATCGACCCACACTGCTTAAATATATCGTCTCATCAAAG GTTAAGTACCCTGCTCAATTGGACGCTGCTTTCTCATTTTTTGCTGCTACTGGTTCTGATAACTTTGAAGTTGCTGATTTTGAATCTGTTTGTGGTGTTG GAGTTGAGATCTCCACAGAAGACATTAAAGTTGCTGTTAATGAAATATTTGAAGAGAAAAAGTCCGTCATTGTGGAGCAGCGATACAGAACAAATG TTGGTGAACTTTTTGGTTACGTAAGAAAGAAGCAGCCATGGGCTGACCCAAAAATTGTCAAG GAAATTGTCGAAGCAAAATTATATGCACTTCTTGGTGAAAGAACTGCAGCAGATGATGAGAAGCCTGTTAAGAAAAAGAAAGATAGGACTGTCAAAGCTGAG GAAAAAACTGTTCATGTAGAGACACCTCCGCAGAAACTATCTGAAGAAGAAGTCAATCCATATGCAATATTTCCTTCACCTGAGGAGAACTTCAAG GTGCACACAGAAATATATTTCAGTGATCGTCCCGTTCTTAGAACTTGCAATTCAAAGGAATTACTTGAAAAGCACTTGAAGGCCACTGGAGGAAAAGTATTTACTCGTTTTCCACCTGAACCAAATGGATATTTGCATATTGGTCATGCCAAG GCTATGTTTGTGGACTTTGGCCTAGCGAAAGAGAGAGATGGATGCTGCTATCTGAG GTATGATGATACGAACCCAGAAGCTGAGAAAAAAGAGTACATTGATCACATTGAAGAAATTGTTGGATGGATGGGTTGGGAGCCTTTTAAG ATCACTTACACAAGCGATTACTTCCAAGAACTTTACGAGCTTGCTGTGGAGCTGATACGAAGAggacatgcttatgttgatcatcag ACACCTGATAAGATAAAGGAGTACAGGGAAAAGAAGATGAACAGCCCCTGGAGAGATAGACCTGTAGAAGAATCGTTAAAATTGTTTGATGAGATGAAGCGTGGAATGATCGAAGAAGGCAAAGCAACATTAAGAATGAAACAGGACATGCAGAGTGATAATTTCAATATGTACGATCTTATTGCTTATCGTATCAAG TTCACACCTCATCCACATGCCGGAGACAAATGGTGTATCTACCCAAGTTATGATTACGCTCATTGTATTGTTGATTCTATTGAAAATATTACTCATTCG CTCTGTACACTCGAATTCGAGACACGGCGAGCATCATACTACTGGTTATTAGATgcactaagcctttaccagccTTATGTATGGGAGTACTCCCGATTGAATATCACTAACACAGTTATGTCAAAGCGAAAG TTAAATCGTCTGGTAACAGATAAGTGGGTTGATGGTTGGGATGATCCACGTCTTATGACTCTTGCTGGATTGCGCCGTAGAGGGGTTACTGCTACTTCCATAAATTCTTTTGTTCGAGGAATCGGAATCACCAGAAG TGACTGTAGTACGATACAACTAGACCGCCTAGAGTACCATGTAAGGGAGGAATTGAACAAAACAGTATCTCGAACAATGGTGGTGCTAAACCCACTAAAG GTTGTCATCACAAACATGGAGGCCTCTATAATTGAACTTGATGCAAAGAAATGGCCTGATGCTCCAGAAGACGATTTATCTTCATTTTATAAG ATACCCTTCTCAAGGGTCGTTTATATTGAGCATTCAGATTTTCGGATGACAGATTCAAAAGACTACTATGGACTTGCTCCTGGCAAATCTGTCCTTTTAAG ATATGCATTTCCTATTAAGTGCACAGAAGTAATTCTTGGGGATGATAACACGACTATTCTTGAAGTACATGCAGAGTATGACCCTGCTAAGAAATCCAAACCAAAG GGGGTTTTGCACTGGGTTTCAGAATCTTCTCCGGGTGTTGATCCACTCATGGTTGAAGTTAGACTGTTTGACAAACTCTTCTGTTCCGAG AATCCTGCTGATTTCAAGGACTGGCTTGGTGATTTGAACCCTCAATCAAAAGTTGTGATATCAGATGCATTTGCCGTTTCTTCACTGAAAGATGCTGCAATTGGCGACAGATTTCAGTTTGAAAGACTAG GCTACTTTGCAGTCGATAAGGATTCATCGGCTGAAAATCTCGTGTTTAATCGCATCGTAACTTTGCGAGATAGTTATGGGAAGGTAGGTAAATGA